AGTAAACAGTGTTTGTCCGAACTCAACTGGTTTTGCAAGAGAAAGCAAaagatttgacttttttttttccatcaccatGTCCATTTAGGTGCTCCGTactattgaaattttgtttttaaaatatcaaaacattatgtaTGCATtcgtaactgcaggttaaatgcagtcatgtcctgcattaaacagtctgtgttaatgcatctaaatgccacttcaaaaGCAGATTCTGTGCCATCTCTACATTGCAAACACAGATTTTCACAGAATTCCATTTGATTGGTAGCCTTATAATGTCTAACTATTTAAAATTTTTGATTTAATTTAggaatttgacacaaaatatgatgcatacatttaattaggTAAGATAAAATTTCTTTATAAaggttaaaattttcataaaagataaaaatcaatttaaacttattggaaaagttaatttctgtTACTCCTGCAAATTAACCACAGAGTCAACTCTCCACGGCTGTCCGAAACCTGTCAAAGTACCAGCACAATAACACGCTCTGCAAAATATCCTCTAGTCATCGTTATCaacaaaattatagaaaatattgAGATCATTTTTTGACATTATCACACACCCTTAacagcaacttacaaatgagctACTCTGCAAGTATcaagcagttttattttaaacaacagaTGGCAATAGAGAGACCAAAGTCCTGCAGGTCAGCATCAGTTCAAATgtatcatttgtgtgtgtgttttttttttttctttttcagattggCTCATGTAGCGCTGCTCCTCCTCCTAACACAGGGGTAAAAATCCCCACCTGCAAGTTCTCAATAAAAGACACCTTCCTCACCTCACCAGAAGACCTTTACAGGGTCTTTCTCAATCAGGAGGTGAGTCTTCTTGCTGCTGACAACCCATTATTTGTTAACTATAGTCTGGGCTCTTATTATTTAATGAGCAGATCATTTCTCATTagtgattacatttgtttgagaGGGATGACAAATTGTGTGTTACAGATGGTGCAGGCTTTCACACGCAGCAGTGCTGTGGTTCAGGCTGAAAAGGGTGGAAAGTTTCGCCTTTTGGATGGAAACGTGAACGGAGAGTTCCAGGAGCTGGTGAGATTTTGGTTTCAAATCATATAAAGCATGATGACAGGAGACACTGTCCTTTAAATAAACAGCTCAGCTAAAATACGTACACGAGTTATGATTTGATTTTTGAAACTGTGTGGGTTTGACAGGTTCCTGAGCAGAAGATAGTCATGAAATGGAGGTTCAACTCATGGCCTTGTGGTAAGAGAAAACTACATTTGCTCAAACTGCTGACAGTTGACAGTCCACACTGACAATCTACAAGTTTTACAACCAGATACATTTGTTCAGACAAGTTTAGCCAGTGTCCGTTATATATCTACATTGTTTGCTATAGGAATGATGTAAGCGTTGGATGCTAAAAGACAACAACTGAGCTATCCTTGTGGAAAGAATACACAGGGCTGTCAAAATTAACGTGTTAGCGCAAATTAATTTTAACAGCACTGCTTTTATTAATGCTCGATTAACGCGCATTTTCTGTTCAACCCGTGGACTAGCCTGTAGTTTTAGAAATGGATGGAAATGCGGATGGTGTTGCTAACTTAAAActgttacttttattaaaaaaaaactgatattacGTCGCTTcactaattttacatgcaaatatAGCTGAAATCAAAGCACAGCTATTGTCTTCATCTTATGTGTATCCTATTTGATTCTGTTAGACGACGGCTCAATTATAAATCAGGGTTTGTGTGCAGATTAACATCTTGGAAGGGAGAGCTATGTAGTCTTAATGGGCAGTGTTTCggtcactatttcatattcatttggttgtctgacaacagaaatgGTAAAATACATCAATGAAAACAATCAGTGAAAATATATTAGCAATATTACACGAGTAGACGTGAGATACTGTTTTATATCGGCATGGCTGTGATTCGGCTTTAGGCACAAGCCAAGAATCAAGAATTCCAACAGATCATGGAATAAATATTTAATCCATGGTTTGTCTaaatactggattctgattggctggcaggtatgcattaaaacagtttactCCGCTTTGTGTCGTGGCcgcatcaccacctcgggtgtgcattatttttctaataattcaacggcccgttgtcaattattccttacttaatGCACAGGTAGTTACAAGTCAGTTTAATCACTGTTTAatattaatgcactgctttaactgacacacacaaacaccagcaaatcagcaaattagaatgatttctgaagggtcattcACAGTGAAGAGCAGAGTACTGATGATGAACATTCAGctgtgccatcacaggaataaattatattttaaaatacatttgtaattataattgtaatactgcacaattttactttacttttttttttttctccgtattttttattaaataaatgcagcctaagtgTGAGCATAAgcacaaaaacatataaaattgtactgaccccaaacttcgaATTCTAGTTCAATATATGGCAGAAGAACAAtgtggtttaaaaaaattataataataatttatgcatgtcccattttatatatatatatatatatatatatatatatatatatatttacaagctCTCTTTTTGTGACCGCTGACTTTGAGAAACATCTAGCCGATTGTCTCTACACATTGTTTCCCTTACTGTCTGTCCTAACTTTTTATTTCAGAGCACTATGCAGCAGTGACATTGACTTTCACAGACAAGGGTAATGAGACAGAGTTGAAGATAGAGTGTCGGGCGGTTCCTGAGAATGAAGAGGAACGAACACGAGACGGCTGGCAGAGGTACTACTGCCACGCCATTAAACAGACATTTGGCTACGGCGCACGACTCTGCTGAGCCCAGGACGTAGCGGCCTCCACTTTTgcctcttttgtttttatttttgttcattttgctcCACCTACAGAACAGGGGATCTGAATGTGACTCTACTGAACAGCAGGCATCACACTGCTCCATTATCACATTCCTTTATTTGGAAGATTTTGATgtttacagtaaataaaaaaagattgaacAATGAGAAAAGTAAGATGAAAAGATGAGTAGTCATATgaaatatgtttatgtgtgtaatATAGTGTTCTTATTCCACCATGGTAACTATCTGACGGCACTCCTGTCCTGTTCTGTGAAAGGGTCACAGGGTTGAACGGTGCCTTTTATGCTCCTGGTGGTTTTTAATAAGTTAAGAGCCTTTTCTCAGAGTTGTGAAAACTTCGGATCTTCTTGAAAATGGTttggagaaagaaaaataaagagatgTTTCGGACcaattaattaatgtttatttctgaTGGAAATAATCATTCATGTACATTTTTGTCATCACATCTAATAGTATTTTGAACATATGTGATTTTTACTCATAGCCATTCACCAAAGCAAATAAAAGCTGCAGGAAGCCTGTTTCTTTTGTCTCAAACAGACtgtattaaaaagaaaatcatgtgGAATGCACAGCTGGTCATTTTTAGATCACTGCTTTTCTATTTGCTTTGTATTACTGTACTTCAGCCTTTATGGGGTTTGCCTGGTATTAGCtgctgaaatgtttgaaatgCCTGAAAAGGGAAGCACAGACCAATTTTAAGTCACTCAGTAACAGAGGAAACCGTTGTTTGTATTGTCCCAAAATATGATCCAAAAAActttgagttttatttattttcttgtataTTTTTTGCATCACACTTTGTCACCAGACAAAGAGCatcatttacttaaaataaaagtaCCTTTGAAACATCATCCTCGGTTGTTTTATTCAGCCATTATTTTGCATTACCCTATAATAGATGCTTggttattttaaacatttgtacTACATCTTGTATCACGGTAGTAAGGTTAGGAGAAGAAAATGCATATTTATACAATAATATGTAATACTGACATCTTAAAATATACCTTATAGaatatttactataaaatacaAATGACCTTGTCATACAATATGCCGCTTAAAGAACCCTGTAATCTACTGtggataataataacaaaactagTGACCTGCATTTAAAgatgacaagaaaagaaaagaaaaaaacctatTTACATTTAACTATAAATATAATCACATCTTAGAAAATCATGTTAGATTACAAACAGACCGTTCAATCTACAGTTTTAATTATGAATCCAACTGAAAGCAAATTAGTGGAGCTGCTCAAAATCACAAAATCTCTACtataataaacaaatgatattCTTCCTTATCGGAATTTAAAACTCCCTGGAAAACtagaaaacaaaaattatataattaattgcaTGGTCAATCTTAATACCACAACAGAGCAatttcacaaattaaaaaaataaaatatatcagatGCTAAGAATAAcaataacaccccccccccccccccccccaaaaaaaatgttGGATCTTCACAAACAATACTGCAGTTTTCATCGAGAGATTGTTCGATCTTGTCAAACTTCAATAAGGATAAAAGGAAACAAATTAAATTCATAGAATACTCGATTGATGTAGATAATACGTTAGTTTTACACAGGAATAAATCAGCAGAGATCTCACCTTTTCGAACGCCTGGTCAAGGTGAATGAGTTTCCAAGCAGATGAACAGCTCAGACTCCTGAGAAAGAAACAACATGAACAATATTGTCaagattaaaaaatacaaatagctCTGTGTCAGTACAATCTTCAGTAACTTACACTGGATGAATCGCTGTTGATGACCACATCATTGGTGGCTTTCTGAGGCGGCTCCTCTCTCTCCGGGGACCTGGCTTTGATAGACACACTTTGCCAACGTTTCCTAGAGGAAGATCATTTCATTACAATCATTCCttgtatagaaaaaataaaaacactatttgCCGGGCACCTGTGCGTTTTGATCAATTATACTGTACCTGTGTGACTGCCATTTTCCCTTAGTTTTGCACTCTGGTGTTGATGCAGTGGAGGCCTGATCTGCCGAATCCTTCAGGAAGTCAAACAGCTTCTCTGAATGAATGCACTGTTTCCTACAAAGATCATACGAAGAACAGAAATAGATGGACAGGACGTAAACTCCCAAAACGCTGGACAATGCACAGGAATAGTGTTTTAAGACAAGAGGACGCCTGTTTTGAAGCTCACATGTGATTGATGGACATCACCCTGCTGTTCCTGGATTGGGTTATTTTACAGGTCATGCTCAGGAGGGATCGGAGGAAGATCTCTAAAGCTTTAGCTAACACTGCAGTTTAGGAAGATAACAGAAGTGTAAAGTACTAAACTAATCATTATcaatatgatggatggatggatagataaggTTGAATTAAGGTTAAACTAAGCAATGTGATTGGTCCTTGGAATGCTATTTCACTGATTTCAACCAATCACATCGCTCTGTAGATATGAACTAATGAATCGTTAGAACAAAAGAATCGAAGAGTCGAGGAAACGACTCTTTTGAAATCGACTTCTCTcttctatttaaatattatagaTATGATGTTTTAATGCTAAAATCTATATATGTTGATGATCCTGATGGTGCAAAAACAGGCTAGACATTTTATAATGAACCCCCGAGGGACTTGTTTACACGCTTCATAAGAATCGACTCGTAAATGACTCTTGACTACACATGACTCTCCACCAGCCTTCACCACTGAGTGTTTTGAAAGGATACATATGATGACTGGCACAGCTGTAGCGATTCGTCCAACCTCTGTATCCTTTTGCATAATTTTCTTGACGCGTCCCTGGTCATGAGGCGAACAGGAGGGTGTCAGTGGCGCTCATTTGAGCAGCAGGGTCGGAGGCTTCACACAATGCTCTTTTAACTACGAAAATGAAGAAATACTCACGGGTGGAAAGCGAACATTATATTTTCTCTTCTGTCCGGGCATTTTGAACTCTTAGATAAGCGTATTCGgcttacatttttaatcattttacagTTTAGAGTGCGGAGCGCCATTTGTTTACTTTTCACAGGAAGTATTGAATGAGAAATGAATGGGGAAGGAGagaacggggggggggggggggtgtcgaGCTCCACAAAGGTTACGCCCCTGTCACGTGCGGCGTGAAATTTGTAAACATTCCACTACCATTTTTCATCCACGGGTTCATTTTATTACTGAATTGCCGATCTGATGAATCTGGTGTGTGATCTAAAAGGTAGAATGGATGCTTAAGTCTCACTTCTAATGCTTGCATATCATCAGTAAAGTATCAAGCGCCTCTATATCGGTGGTTCCCTTATCAAGTTGGTCTCTCAACATCATGTATGGGTGGAAATCCTTTCTCTCCGAGATGCTGGCGTCTGACTGAATCACTGTTGCTCTGCAATAGCCAACAGTAGTGTTTTTTAGCATTAACCTGATTTTGGCCTCAGCCGCTATATGTGATGTTGGGAGCCAGTTTACCTCAGAATCGTTCTCCTTCACTTAGAGATGCTGTTTTCAAGAAGCCTCTTATCATTCACTGTCGAAGGTACGCTCTTCGGTGGAAGGTGTCTGGATTCCCATCCCCTGAAGAGTTCCAGTGAGTATAACATTTTCATATTGTATTGATAAGCTGTCCGTTCACTTCTTCACCTTTGCCATTAAGACGTGGAGACGGAAGGCATGGCAGCTTGGGACAGAAATTTAGGAGATGGTGTTGCGACGTCTCAATTCCTGTGTCCCCCTTGTTCACCTAAACCTCCAGTGTCTCCTTCAGAATGAATATTCACTGGCTTTCTCCACACGGAGGCAGTGCTACCTGAGTTCATCTACCCTCCAGTAAGCAAGGCCCTAAGGACTTTGGTAGCAAGTCGTCCGGGTCAGGTTCCTCAAAGCAGCGCCAGCTTTGTGCAGAGCATGGAGGGGTTCCAATCGCTCACTAATTCGCAGGATATCAGAAGCCCCTTGCCTTTGTGCAGTTGCCAACCATGTACAGAACAATCACTTACTTATTCACACAACAGCAGCAGCCCCTTGCCTCAAATCAATGGTTAGCCATGTGCAGAGTTCAGGACATTGTAGTCGCTCACTCGTcaaagttgtcaatgggaagaaggttaaCTTTCAAACATGACAATAAATCAaagcacacagtggttgaaggagaaaagggtgaatATCCTTGCATGGCTTattcagagcccagacttaaactccactgaaaatctgtggaatgacttgaagactgcagtccacagaCGGTCAGCAttaaatttaactgaacttgagcagatATGCAAAGATGAGCAGGCAAATATAGCAAAGTTAGTGACAGTGATATATCCCAATAGATAGGctgtaattaaaacaaaaggtggttcaacaaaatactgacacaaagaGGTCATACTTTTTCCAActccaactgtttttttttcctaaaagGATGgtgttatttcttttaaaaaaaggggGTGTGATTCATTTCTATACCCACTGGATCTTGCAATGGTCTGATCATCCTTGAACTCTTTCGCAAGGTTGACTGGATATCAAGTCAAgctgagctttattgtcattccgctacatgtgtggacataaagtggaacgaaatgtcgtgcctcacaggaccacgatgctacataaatacagacatacaacaattaaataaaacagtacACACAACTAAGCTACTGACAGATTtggactataaatatatatatatatatatatatatatatatatatatatatatatatacacatatatatatacatatatataaatgtttatctaTAAATAAAGGAATACAAACTgtacgaatgcttcacataaatactgtacctatacacaactaacccaactgacagattttgactatgtatatactatatacaaatgttt
The sequence above is drawn from the Carassius carassius chromosome 31, fCarCar2.1, whole genome shotgun sequence genome and encodes:
- the LOC132112121 gene encoding dr1-associated corepressor isoform X1; protein product: MPGQKRKYNVRFPPGRVKKIMQKDTEVGRIATAVPVIISKALEIFLRSLLSMTCKITQSRNSRVMSINHMKQCIHSEKLFDFLKDSADQASTASTPECKTKGKWQSHRKRWQSVSIKARSPEREEPPQKATNDVVINSDSSSESELFICLETHSP
- the LOC132112121 gene encoding dr1-associated corepressor isoform X2, producing MQKDTEVGRIATAVPVIISKALEIFLRSLLSMTCKITQSRNSRVMSINHMKQCIHSEKLFDFLKDSADQASTASTPECKTKGKWQSHRKRWQSVSIKARSPEREEPPQKATNDVVINSDSSSESELFICLETHSP